The Styela clava chromosome 3, kaStyClav1.hap1.2, whole genome shotgun sequence genome includes the window ATCATATGCTACGgttaccgtacatttgaacccatgtgtatatccgcgggttcaatatatatgcgggtgctaaaacccatgggttagtgTTAGTATTGGTTCAAATAccagcaaaacaaaaaaaattccataggtgcaatatatgcaggtgcaattgtcgtgggttcaaatgtacgtgaacCATATGCTACATATCATTTCAAAACAATGAATTTTCAAGGCACATAGTTCCAAGTATATTTACATAAATAGGAACATATTACATTCATAAGTATTGTCCATATTATGGCAATGAGTTGGTGAAGAGGACCAACTATCTATTACATCATGTACTCGGCTATGTGTGTGTGACAATAGGAATTTTGCATCATGTCCCCCCCAAACCAGtgtacaaaaatttaaattccaaaGTCAGCAATTcatgacaaaacaaaaactcTTATTTGGGAAATGAACAATAATTTCCACGAATATTAGTAAAATTGGTTCTTcccaagtatgtgaaccaagatggcggacaccgtaacgtagtatgtgtaccaggttagggttaggccataatattatcCCGATTTACCCTATTcacctgtagtatttgtacctgaaatcatggcctaacacgaaactggtacacatactacgtttcggtgtctgccatcttggttcacatacttcgggaatactgTAAAATTACCTATGCTTGCATTTAATGCATCTCATTGACTTTGAATTAATCAAGTTCTTTGGGTAAAGTTGAAGAGCTTGTATCACACTTTCCTTTGACGTCACATATATACTTCCCTTTAATTTCACATTCTGTCTTACTGGCGGTTGGAATTGCAaacaatttgttgttttttgttgttttattggCTTTACCTTTAGGCTCTAAAAACAGAAAGCAGTGTAAGAACAAGAATATTGAGTAAAGTGTAGATCAACTTTAACAACAGTTATTTTGTTATATACAACTACatgataaaatagaaataaaaatagataCTTTATATCACTGACTCCACATGTCTACCAAGATTCAAGACCACAAAAAACAGAACGAACCCAGATCatttagaacaggggttctcaatcttttttcaaaacaatcaatgcgaacccccagtaatcagacaccaaacaaagttgtgatatattgactgacAATTTACCGCAACgacaatttattgaccaactgctgtaactaaattaaatatcgGTGTTGATGTTATTGTCCTTGTCCTCCacctaactaatgaattctcGAGATCTCTCCCAAGTTTCGATGCTTTTCATCACTTTCTGCAATGCTCGCATCACATTGTCttttgagatttcacagtttggctAAACAGCTGTGCAaatcacattgttgcgtcacaatcacaacaacgctaGATCAGGAGAATCTACGCTGAGTTTCAATTGGCATGCATTTTCATCTTATAGTTAAGTTAGTTTTCCTTTGTTGAAggatgttgaaaaaaaaacacacacgcaaaaactcgactgccatccaagtacccctccctggaaatcttctcgtgagcCCATTAGGGGTAAATACATTCCTCCATTCTCATGGAAGTAATAAGAAATTTATGGATTCTTATTCTTGGCCACTATTTAAGAATAAAATGAGAGGACTGAACACTGGACAGATATGTCTATATTGGTAATTACCCCAGTCCTAGTATCCATCACAATTGTAAGAACATtgcttattcaaattttatcaatgAAATTCCATATAGAGTTGAAAAAATACTTAGAAGTCACGATCAAggtattttttccaaccagtaaataataaacaatacaaataCGAAATTGGGGGAAAATGTTGAGAACGTCTTTTTACTGGAGGAGAGAACCCGcagggaaccaaagctggttaccGAGCAGGGGCCCCCAACAAGTGACAACTGGAAACTGTTGCATGATATGCTTCCAAAGCACAAATTTGTATATTTGGATATGTTATAGTAGTGGGCTAACCTGTTTAGGCTGACCTGAATTCGTTGACAAAGATGATTGCACTCTAGCTGCTGGAGACTTTTTTGGTTTGATTTCACTTGTGTATGATGCTGTTACGTACTTTATTTCATCCTCCGATAGatgatgaatttttttcatatggtTGGCTAAATATTCTCGAGAGAAACATAATTTATTGCAAAGTATGCACTTTGCTAACATAATATCGTAACCGTGTTCAAGTCCAGCTCTTTGCAGATGCTCACTCACTGGTGAACAGTCACGACTTGCAGCTAAAGCATCATGGTTTGATAAACGATGCACTTGCAATAAATGACTTCTGATTCCTTGCGATGTGGCAAAATTTCTATGGCAAGTATAACAAATTTGTTTACCAATATCAAACGAAGGCTTGTTAGTCCCATCAGGCGACTTGGCCAAAAGAGATGTTTTTGGAGATCTTATTCCAGAATTTGGTGATGAAGCATGTGAGGTGTTAGTTGAGGTAACAAAAGATTTCAAGGAAGATATATTAATACTTTTCCCAGGTTCTTTTGATCCTATAATTGTTCGTTTGAGCTTAACCTCAATAAGCGGTCGCACCATAGTGCTTGTACTTGGATCAGTAGTGTTGCTAGCAGTGCCCAGTTTTCTTAGAACTATTCTCCTGTTGCTACAGCCTTCGTCCCCCTGAAGAAGATCGGTCCCGTTGCTAAAGGATACTGTTGGTGATGTATTCATTCCAGTGGGAGACGCTTTCTCTACATCCCCTTGTGCTGAAGACTGTTGCGAGGCTGAAACATTTTCTCTATAGGTAATTGGTACGTGGTTCAAAATATTGGTGCCAGATAAGTCTGATTCTAGTTTTCTACTTTTCTGAGGGGGCTCATCATTCATTTCCACTGCTTGTTCAGATGCCCGTTTGATGGTGTTTGAAGAGTTTGAGGTAATATACTTCTGGTTAAATTCTTCATTGCTTATATTATGAAAGGAAAACATATGATTTCTCAACGTTCGCATTCTAGAAAAACTTTTGTTGCAAATAGGACATCCAAAACTGGATATGCGGTCAATTTGTGATGTTTGTTTGTCAACTCTCAACATCTCTTGGTCGTTAGTCTCAATCTTTATCGTAGTAAACGTATCTTCATCTACGGAAGGTGGCTGAAGTTGACTGACTGAATCTGGTGAATATTGTCCAGCGTTTAATATCTCTTGTTTGACTTCTAGCGTTGATGAATTACCATTGGATTCCgttatattttctgtttcagGGCCTTGATTAACCCTTAACAATGAAAGTGAAGGCATCTGGGTACCAAGACCATTTCCAATAATAACTTTTGTCCCAACAGTATTTTTCTTCGCCGGCCGTGTTTTATCATTAGTACCTGATATTTTAACAGTTCTTAAGGTGCGCAACGATGGACTAGCAAATCCTTTCTTATTCAATAATTCTTTTAGCTGATCATATTTCTTGTCACcttttatgataaaattatggGATTCTAATAAATGCCGCCGAACATTTGTTCTTCTGCATAGTACCCGTGGACAAACCGGGCACTGCTTGCTGAAGAGTTTAAAAGTGGATGGAAGTACGTTGATCTTTCTACCATCTCCAAGTTTCAAGATTTCGATgcaaatttcattcaaattttgaatgctTTGATTCGGCTTATCTTCTTTTTGAGGCAGAGAATCATTTGCTGATTTAGGTGAAGTCGAGTTTGAAGTGATATTTACAATGTGTGGGCTAGATTTGGGTTGATCAGTAGAGGTAGTACTGGAGCTCTTAGCTTGTTTGGACATTGCATTACCATTTCCGCTATGTACAAGCTTCAAAGCATCCATTACAGACAATTTATGTATACGCACAAGATGTCGCCGAACACTTTTTCGTTCTGACATCACCTTTTTGCATAGAGGACAAAAGTGCTTTTTGCTCTGTGTAGACCTCGGACCATTTTGTACGCTTTTACCGATTGTAAAATTCGAGGCGCTATTGTGCATAAATGACATAACTTGTCCGGGTTTTATCATATTTGTACCTTGAACCGATGGCGCAATATTCCTTGGAAGGAAACTTGATCCAACTACATTGGATGGCATGCTTTGAATTGGGTGTTGCGCAACTGGTATAAGATATGTACCATGAGGGACAGATGATGAGTCTATATTATGTACTAAAGTTGTGTTTGAATTGTTCAAACTTTCTGAAGTAGTTAAATTATGAGATGATTCTGGAGGGTGCAAAGCACTGAGAACCCGTTGAAAAGCGGTGTCTTCCTCTTCTGTACTATTGGTTGGTCTATTCATGAATGAAGAAAACACGCCAATGTCTCTACAATACTCTTTCTTGTGTCGAAGTAAATTCGGCAACGCACGAAATAATCCTTTACATCTTCTGCATTCGTACACCAAATTGATATCGTTATGTATAATCGATTTTACTTCTTGCGTGCCATTTGCAAGGCTGTTCAGCAGAGGCTGAACCGCTGATTTGCTTCTTGTAGGTGGATGTTGCATTTCAAGTAAAGCTTCGTCATTGGGAGTATCATCCATCGAAGGTTGGGACGAGCCAGATTCTTGATCTGTATTGTTTGACATGGCTTGATacaacattttcaaaatatttcccaCCAAATCATTGTCTGTATTGAGTGCCTGGGAATCTTTCTCAGTAATACTTGATTCTTGAGTTGGGAACGCACCAGAATCAACTTTGGACTCGTCTTTAGGTTCAGTTTTGCATGGAACATCAGAATTCTCAGATTCATGATTCTGGGATTCTTCAGCCCTCATACTAGTTGAAGAATTGTCATTTTCATTTGATTGATTGACATTTGAAGAAGAGTGCAACGAATCGATAATAGacattaaattatttttcttattgGCGTTTCCATCACTAGAGACTTTGGTCAGACTAGACATCTAGataacaaataaatgaaatataaaaatgaagctTGGTAAAGGTAGTTTACACTTTAAGACTCATAACTTTGTTCAATCTGTCTTTACAAAATAAATCCTCGTGTCAGATACCTGGATACCGGTAGGCGGTAGCCAGTGCAGTACGGTACCGATAGTAATTCCgtaatttcagaatttgtcaCTCCAGCATTCTGTACTGTAGTGGTGGCAGAGCGGTTAGAAACATTACCTAGGGCACCTACATAACTCTAATTGTCTACGAGACTGACTAACGGCACCACTTCTTACTGAATTCTTGGAGAACATTACCGCAATAACCAACTACCGTCAGACGGTAGTCTGGTAATGGCGGTGCGCCGTTGCCTACGACTGTCAGCGACTGGCTCGAGCTCACGTCGTCAAAACTCAAACTATAAGCTTTTCATTCGACTTATCACAAAGCGTTTTCATCGTGCATCAAATTATGCAATAAAAAAGTCAATTAACAAAATATTATGAACCTGTTTATGAAATTGCAGGTTCTAGGTACCATAACCCTGCAAGTCCGTGGGGTGGCGCTTGAAGTCGATTACCGTACCTGTAACGATGCGACGacaatttttatattcacaTAATGCggtattaatataaataaaagacaAACACATCTCAAAGCTGATTTCTCACTGCAGAAATGAGCGAATATATCAACCACCTCCCAGCGCCAGCACGCTCCACGACACGCCCTGCGCGATGCGCTGCGCAAAGTGCCAAATCTGAGTCGACTACCGCATCGCACGACCACATGAGGCTCTATGATTGGTCGAATGGTCTGCAGCTTAGCTGCGCCAATCAGTGTAAATTTGCTGCTGTCTGAGTGTGACGTCGACATTGTTTGGGCCTGAAACCTGAGCTCGTGCGCCATAAATTAACTTCGGCGTGACATGTTACTCTCGCATAACTCAAGCGCGGCGCTCAAAGACGTCGAGCGCCAGTTTTAACATGATGCTTGTTTGTGGATTTGACGAGTTGCAAGCAGCAGTCATTGGATTATTTTGGCTAACGGATTGAATCTCtctaattatataaaatttatcttaAATTAGTGACCAAGATAGCGATTTTGTGTCATCTGAACAGCCAGCCTTTAAAAAGATATTATATATTGGTTATTACATCAGTGAGGTTCTAACAACCAACGCCGTTGCAACTATGGCGCTACAAGCGGggtttttgtatattttcgACAGAAGAACGAGGGTGACAAATACCATTTAACAAATCTCATAAATAAATGGATGTACGTGCTAGATCAGTagttctcaaccgccggtccgcgaagcttttttgccggtcggcgggaaatttcattttgttgttttcctaccgtctcaatcgctttaccgaagccgaaaagacgaggttacgttggtttattacgcaatttgtCTTCtgccgtcatattgctgttggatTCGTGCGGGATGGCCCGGCTTTAGggaacatttatatttttttgctattatttctattgctgttgtttctgatctgatcttatgaagaagacatactcctggtaccgaatacatatattgcaattgtatatttacaaatacaaagaacagttccaagtcatgactgataagtcacataaaatcaaagtttcactgcaagcccgAGTTCATTAATTACTTGTCCATCGTTATCCTTTTCTTTCTCTCCCaacgaatggtcgcttttatactggttttggtatccttagggcatgacgcgttatcgtcatcgtaccttacaggacgtctaattgttacgtattttatgactgagagattgcttctaattttaagattagtatgACTTTAAGTCTAAACACGTAACTTAACCAAAAGCTGCaaaattacccaatatcctatactATGCACCTACTTTAGCTGCGGAGCAGTGGCCAAGCTTAGGCGTGCAGTgaaaaacaatacacaaaatgcaacaaaattcataaaaacataagaaagttgaaattatgattatgagacagaatGTGTGTGTGTTATACAGTGTATGGAAAGAAAAAGATTTGGCGTtggtttaattttataatttaggtGACAGATTACTACCAATGCTTAGCTTTAATACACTTCGTTTcacattaataaattttgaagcgctgaaaaaaataaaaaaatacgcgTGTTGCGTTGATGAGCCTTTCCGGCTATAATTGTGATGAGCCTTTTGggcgtttaaaaataaaaaatgatgagAATTTCACTTGCGTTTATGCAAATGCATCCCGAAGCGCTGATTCGAAATACGATCGTATTtgtaatcatattttgaaaaaaatgttaaagtcaacgtaaagtatatttaaagaAAACGAATGATAATAActgccaaaatcgaataaattaaatatttttgagtaaaCCTAGTTGGGTTTAATACCAAATATAGAACGCCTTAAAGATTAGAAAGAAGGAAACGTGAAATACCTGTGAAGAAGAAGAATGTCTGTCCATTTTGTaaacgaaattgaaatatttatagtaCAATATAAAATGATACAATCGCGCGGTTTCTTGAAGTTGGTTCGCGGGCGTTTCTTTCTGAAGTTCTTTCGTTTCATATCtttctcatttgtttttgtagtcaaGAGTTCCgactagtttttgattttacggTTTTTTTTCTGGTGTAAAACAGTTCATATAGTGTGAATGTTTTacacacatatttttataacagtCCATAGTTCATATAATGTGAATCTCATACACATTTTAAATCTAACagtctttttctttttgtcagAGTCTTTGGTATTTCGCTTGTAATTCCTTGATTTTTCATACTGTCTGAATCTTGGTTTGGtggttatttttcattttccttGGTCTTTTTATCCTCGGCTTGCTTGTGGAGTT containing:
- the LOC120342195 gene encoding uncharacterized protein LOC120342195 isoform X1; its protein translation is MSSLTKVSSDGNANKKNNLMSIIDSLHSSSNVNQSNENDNSSTSMRAEESQNHESENSDVPCKTEPKDESKVDSGAFPTQESSITEKDSQALNTDNDLVGNILKMLYQAMSNNTDQESGSSQPSMDDTPNDEALLEMQHPPTRSKSAVQPLLNSLANGTQEVKSIIHNDINLVYECRRCKGLFRALPNLLRHKKEYCRDIGVFSSFMNRPTNSTEEEDTAFQRVLSALHPPESSHNLTTSESLNNSNTTLVHNIDSSSVPHGTYLIPVAQHPIQSMPSNVVGSSFLPRNIAPSVQGTNMIKPGQVMSFMHNSASNFTIGKSVQNGPRSTQSKKHFCPLCKKVMSERKSVRRHLVRIHKLSVMDALKLVHSGNGNAMSKQAKSSSTTSTDQPKSSPHIVNITSNSTSPKSANDSLPQKEDKPNQSIQNLNEICIEILKLGDGRKINVLPSTFKLFSKQCPVCPRVLCRRTNVRRHLLESHNFIIKGDKKYDQLKELLNKKGFASPSLRTLRTVKISGTNDKTRPAKKNTVGTKVIIGNGLGTQMPSLSLLRVNQGPETENITESNGNSSTLEVKQEILNAGQYSPDSVSQLQPPSVDEDTFTTIKIETNDQEMLRVDKQTSQIDRISSFGCPICNKSFSRMRTLRNHMFSFHNISNEEFNQKYITSNSSNTIKRASEQAVEMNDEPPQKSRKLESDLSGTNILNHVPITYRENVSASQQSSAQGDVEKASPTGMNTSPTVSFSNGTDLLQGDEGCSNRRIVLRKLGTASNTTDPSTSTMVRPLIEVKLKRTIIGSKEPGKSINISSLKSFVTSTNTSHASSPNSGIRSPKTSLLAKSPDGTNKPSFDIGKQICYTCHRNFATSQGIRSHLLQVHRLSNHDALAASRDCSPVSEHLQRAGLEHGYDIMLAKCILCNKLCFSREYLANHMKKIHHLSEDEIKYVTASYTSEIKPKKSPAARVQSSLSTNSGQPKQSLKVKPIKQQKTTNCLQFQPPVRQNVKLKGSIYVTSKESVIQALQLYPKNLINSKSMRCIKCKHRYKKMWDLKVHLLKHTGTGLYACKHCPKPTQYLGPTRSEDVIKHLTEKHQIKITAKNRLRYLEECRVNNDPLWAAYDFPLGRKRVPLL
- the LOC120342195 gene encoding uncharacterized protein LOC120342195 isoform X2, with the translated sequence MSSLTKVSSDGNANKKNNLMSIIDSLHSSSNVNQSNENDNSSTSMRAEESQNHESENSDVPCKTEPKDESKVDSGAFPTQESSITEKDSQALNTDNDLVGNILKMLYQAMSNNTDQESGSSQPSMDDTPNDEALLEMQHPPTRSKSAVQPLLNSLANGTQEVKSIIHNDINLVYECRRCKGLFRALPNLLRHKKEYCRDIGVFSSFMNRPTNSTEEEDTAFQRVLSALHPPESSHNLTTSESLNNSNTTLVHNIDSSSVPHGTYLIPVAQHPIQSMPSNVVGSSFLPRNIAPSVQGTNMIKPGQVMSFMHNSASNFTIGKSVQNGPRSTQSKKHFCPLCKKVMSERKSVRRHLVRIHKLSVMDALKLVHSGNGNAMSKQAKSSSTTSTDQPKSSPHIVNITSNSTSPKSANDSLPQKEDKPNQSIQNLNEICIEILKLGDGRKINVLPSTFKLFSKQCPVCPRVLCRRTNVRRHLLESHNFIIKGDKKYDQLKELLNKKGFASPSLRTLRTVKISGTNDKTRPAKKNTVGTKVIIGNGLGTQMPSLSLLRVNQGPETENITESNGNSSTLEVKQEILNAGQYSPDSVSQLQPPSVDEDTFTTIKIETNDQEMLRVDKQTSQIDRISSFGCPICNKSFSRMRTLRNHMFSFHNISNEEFNQKYITSNSSNTIKRASEQAVEMNDEPPQKSRKLESDLSGTNILNHVPITYRENVSASQQSSAQGDVEKASPTGMNTSPTVSFSNGTDLLQGDEGCSNRRIVLRKLGTASNTTDPSTSTMVRPLIEVKLKRTIIGSKEPGKSINISSLKSFVTSTNTSHASSPNSGIRSPKTSLLAKSPDGTNKPSFDIGKQICYTCHRNFATSQGIRSHLLQVHRLSNHDALAASRDCSPVSEHLQRAGLEHGYDIMLAKCILCNKLCFSREYLANHMKKIHHLSEDEIKYVTASYTSEIKPKKSPAARVQSSLSTNSEPKGKANKTTKNNKLFAIPTASKTECEIKGKYICDVKGKCDTSSSTLPKELD